Proteins found in one Verrucomicrobiota bacterium genomic segment:
- a CDS encoding Gfo/Idh/MocA family oxidoreductase, with product MKEPGETFQAILAGCGAMSREWLRCAQELGIEVAALVDVSPEAAEARGKEFNLTGPIFRALPEAIAAVPAEILFDCTIPAAHLEVSGTGLRSGLNVLEEKPLALDLPGALELVRLAETAGRLHVVQQNRRFKRGIRRLRQMIESRAIGDVTTVHVDFFIGAHFGGFRDKMRHVLLADMAIHPFDAARFLVQADGESVYCEEWTPANSWYEHGSSVVAIFRMTNGVRFSYRASWCSEGFRTAWDANWRVIGTEGTLWWDGESEVRGERVRPVPGALLYETDAILLEGEPDPALTRGHFSVMKQFVDALRGGPAPETRSSDNFHSLAMVLAAIQSAETGQRAALATL from the coding sequence ATGAAAGAACCTGGAGAAACTTTTCAAGCGATTCTGGCGGGCTGCGGCGCTATGAGCCGCGAGTGGCTGCGGTGCGCGCAGGAACTGGGCATTGAAGTCGCGGCGCTGGTCGACGTTTCTCCGGAGGCGGCGGAGGCGCGCGGGAAAGAATTCAACCTTACCGGCCCGATCTTTCGTGCCTTGCCGGAAGCGATCGCGGCCGTGCCGGCGGAGATCCTCTTCGATTGCACCATCCCGGCCGCGCACCTGGAGGTATCGGGAACGGGACTCCGGTCCGGCCTGAATGTGCTGGAGGAAAAGCCGCTGGCGTTGGACCTCCCGGGTGCGCTCGAATTGGTCCGGCTCGCCGAAACGGCGGGCCGTCTTCATGTGGTGCAGCAGAACCGGCGGTTCAAACGCGGCATCCGCCGGCTGCGCCAAATGATCGAGTCCCGGGCAATCGGCGACGTAACCACCGTCCACGTGGACTTCTTCATCGGCGCTCATTTCGGCGGGTTCCGGGACAAGATGCGTCATGTTCTTCTGGCCGACATGGCCATTCACCCTTTCGATGCGGCGCGTTTTCTGGTGCAGGCGGATGGTGAATCGGTGTATTGCGAAGAATGGACGCCGGCTAATTCCTGGTATGAACATGGATCGTCGGTGGTGGCCATTTTCAGAATGACCAACGGCGTCCGGTTCAGCTATCGGGCCAGTTGGTGTTCCGAAGGATTCCGGACCGCCTGGGACGCAAACTGGCGGGTGATCGGCACCGAAGGCACCTTGTGGTGGGACGGCGAGAGTGAGGTTCGCGGGGAGCGGGTCCGGCCGGTGCCAGGCGCGCTGCTGTACGAAACGGACGCCATCCTGCTGGAAGGGGAACCTGACCCGGCACTAACGCGGGGTCACTTCAGCGTGATGAAGCAATTCGTCGACGCGTTACGCGGCGGCCCGGCGCCGGAAACGCGTTCGTCCGACAACTTCCACAGCCTGGCGATGGTGTTGGCAGCGATCCAGAGTGCCGAAACGGGGCAACGGGCGGCGTTGGCGACGCTTTGA
- a CDS encoding carbohydrate ABC transporter permease, which translates to MNAFEALPRWWITAVAVIITAILLSPFYWVLLGSFMTPAELFATHIVLIPQHWAVGNWSDAWSRLWPHVRNSLIVSAATAIGTLLITAPTAYSVNWLKPRGRQALSSFMLVTQMLPAIVFVIPLFIVFSKINLVNTLFGLILADMTFTIPFALIMLSAYMKDLPYELVEAALVDGASQIRAFFMVVLPVTLPGLITVGIFSFLIPWGDLIFALSLITEGGLQPLTLELYKAVGQYGIEWSFLLPGSVLTAIPAVLFVICASRFILAGVTRGAIK; encoded by the coding sequence ATGAACGCGTTCGAGGCCCTGCCACGCTGGTGGATCACGGCGGTTGCGGTCATCATCACGGCAATCCTGCTTTCCCCGTTTTATTGGGTATTGCTTGGGAGTTTCATGACTCCGGCGGAACTCTTTGCCACCCATATCGTCTTGATACCCCAACACTGGGCGGTGGGGAACTGGTCGGACGCGTGGAGCCGCTTATGGCCCCACGTGCGCAACAGCCTCATCGTCAGTGCGGCGACCGCGATCGGCACGCTCCTCATCACCGCCCCTACCGCTTACTCCGTAAATTGGTTGAAGCCGCGCGGCCGCCAGGCACTCTCTTCGTTCATGCTGGTGACCCAGATGCTGCCGGCCATCGTGTTCGTGATCCCGTTGTTTATTGTTTTTTCCAAGATCAACCTCGTGAACACGCTGTTTGGCCTGATTCTGGCCGACATGACGTTCACAATTCCGTTCGCGCTGATCATGTTGTCCGCGTACATGAAGGACTTGCCGTACGAGCTTGTTGAGGCTGCCCTGGTGGACGGTGCCAGCCAGATACGCGCGTTTTTCATGGTGGTTCTGCCCGTCACCCTTCCGGGTCTCATTACCGTCGGCATTTTCAGCTTCCTGATTCCCTGGGGCGACCTCATCTTCGCGCTGAGTCTCATCACCGAGGGTGGCCTGCAACCGTTGACCCTTGAACTCTACAAAGCGGTGGGCCAGTACGGCATCGAATGGTCGTTTCTGTTGCCGGGCAGCGTCCTTACGGCAATTCCGGCCGTCCTTTTCGTCATCTGCGCAAGCCGGTTCATTCTGGCCGGCGTGACGCGGGGCGCCATCAAGTAA
- a CDS encoding sugar ABC transporter permease, giving the protein MPYLFILPCVLFCLILLLYPVVYSLTLSFRQATVDTFVSGDMPFNGLIQYQAALADPVFWRAVINTVLFAFFSILFQFTIGFLLALLFQVNFPLKNLCLALLLIPWVSPVLTAANIFKGLFNEAGPINQFAHLVGLGPFPWLANPAYAFPATIVANIWIGFPFNFVLLYAGMRSIPVDVYEAARIDGAHYWQRVAKITLPMLKPVSVAVLMLGTIYTVKVFDLVWIMTGGGPANATHLLSTYAYQVGFSLLNFGEAAAIATLMVLLVLLLNLLQLLLRRA; this is encoded by the coding sequence ATGCCCTACCTGTTTATCCTGCCTTGCGTCCTTTTCTGCCTGATCCTGCTGCTTTACCCGGTCGTGTACAGTCTGACGCTGAGTTTCCGCCAGGCCACGGTCGACACCTTTGTGAGCGGGGACATGCCGTTCAACGGGCTCATCCAGTACCAGGCCGCCCTGGCCGACCCGGTTTTCTGGAGGGCGGTCATCAACACCGTCCTTTTCGCGTTTTTCAGCATCCTGTTCCAGTTCACCATCGGCTTTCTGCTGGCGCTGCTTTTTCAGGTTAACTTTCCGCTCAAGAATCTGTGCCTGGCGCTGCTGCTGATTCCATGGGTGTCACCGGTTCTGACGGCTGCGAACATTTTCAAGGGGCTGTTCAATGAGGCCGGCCCGATTAACCAGTTTGCCCATCTGGTCGGCCTGGGGCCGTTCCCGTGGCTGGCAAACCCTGCCTATGCCTTTCCGGCGACCATCGTTGCCAACATCTGGATCGGTTTTCCGTTCAATTTCGTCCTTTTGTACGCGGGTATGCGCAGCATTCCCGTGGACGTCTACGAGGCTGCAAGGATTGACGGGGCGCACTACTGGCAGCGGGTGGCCAAAATCACGTTGCCGATGTTGAAGCCGGTCTCGGTCGCGGTGCTGATGCTCGGGACCATCTACACGGTGAAGGTGTTTGACCTGGTCTGGATCATGACCGGCGGCGGCCCCGCCAACGCAACTCACCTTTTGTCCACCTACGCCTACCAGGTGGGGTTCTCACTGCTGAATTTCGGTGAAGCGGCGGCCATCGCGACCCTGATGGTTCTGCTGGTGCTTCTGCTCAACCTTTTGCAATTGCTCTTGCGGCGGGCGTGA
- a CDS encoding extracellular solute-binding protein, whose product MKRNTPRKPGLAWLSLFGCTLMGAGLASAPAEVTNVEIVHYFSVQGQTDALNQVQKDFEAANPDIKIHYTYVPFAQLVSRTLQMAAVHKPPAIAAIDNPDVLRIAKAGILKDISAEVSKFPVWNEIYPGPKAAVSDGSKVYGMPIGSNSLAIFYNKKMFADAGVSSPPKTWAELTEAATKTTKPPVYGIVFSAVNTEESTWQWEPFLWSNGGSLGELDSENARAALQLWVDWVKKGLASRDVVNWDQGDVPNQFETGRAAMMEIGPWRLGTVKKSGIDFGITTIPVPKEGEKPVVPLGGEVWCVLKGDSKVEQAAIKFIEFTQEPERLRKICDTFNYISSIRSVAQQQGQANADLLPFVEQMDTARARSQDGGAQYPAISLAARTAIQKALTGQGSVEAALKEAAAKIKPLLGTK is encoded by the coding sequence ATGAAAAGAAATACCCCCAGAAAACCCGGGCTCGCTTGGCTGAGCCTGTTCGGTTGTACCCTTATGGGAGCCGGACTGGCGAGTGCGCCGGCCGAAGTGACCAACGTCGAAATCGTCCATTACTTCAGCGTGCAAGGCCAGACCGACGCCCTGAATCAGGTTCAGAAAGATTTCGAAGCGGCTAACCCTGACATAAAGATTCACTACACGTACGTGCCGTTTGCTCAGTTGGTCAGCCGCACCCTGCAGATGGCTGCCGTGCACAAGCCACCGGCTATTGCGGCGATCGATAACCCGGACGTCCTGCGCATCGCGAAAGCCGGCATTCTCAAAGATATCTCCGCCGAGGTAAGCAAGTTCCCGGTCTGGAACGAGATTTATCCTGGACCCAAGGCTGCGGTATCGGACGGCAGCAAGGTCTACGGCATGCCGATCGGCAGTAACAGTCTCGCCATCTTTTACAATAAAAAAATGTTCGCTGATGCGGGGGTATCCTCGCCGCCCAAGACGTGGGCCGAACTCACTGAAGCCGCCACCAAAACGACCAAACCCCCGGTGTACGGGATCGTCTTCTCCGCGGTGAATACCGAGGAATCGACGTGGCAATGGGAACCGTTCCTCTGGAGCAATGGCGGCAGCCTGGGCGAACTTGACTCGGAGAACGCCCGGGCCGCGCTTCAACTCTGGGTCGATTGGGTGAAAAAAGGTCTGGCTTCCCGCGACGTCGTGAACTGGGACCAGGGAGACGTGCCCAACCAGTTCGAAACCGGGCGCGCGGCCATGATGGAAATCGGCCCCTGGAGACTCGGGACCGTGAAGAAGAGCGGCATTGATTTCGGGATCACGACTATTCCGGTACCGAAAGAAGGGGAGAAACCGGTGGTGCCGTTGGGTGGCGAGGTCTGGTGTGTTTTGAAGGGTGACTCCAAGGTCGAGCAGGCGGCTATCAAGTTCATAGAGTTCACCCAGGAGCCTGAGCGGCTGCGGAAGATTTGCGATACGTTCAATTACATCTCGTCCATCCGCAGCGTGGCCCAGCAGCAGGGCCAGGCGAATGCCGACCTGCTGCCGTTTGTAGAGCAAATGGATACCGCCCGGGCCAGGTCGCAGGATGGCGGGGCGCAGTACCCGGCGATCTCGTTGGCGGCGCGAACGGCCATCCAGAAGGCGTTGACGGGTCAGGGCAGCGTCGAAGCGGCATTGAAAGAGGCGGCGGCGAAGATCAAGCCGCTCCTGGGTACGAAGTGA